The sequence below is a genomic window from Lolium perenne isolate Kyuss_39 chromosome 7, Kyuss_2.0, whole genome shotgun sequence.
ATAGAACATTTCCACGAGACATCCCGGACACTAGATCATAAGGTTGAAATATCGAATTGAACACATTATAAAAAATAAATGACCTCGCGGAAAAAAGTTCACAAAAGAGGTTTAGAGAACTATAAATTCTGAATAACAATTAACAACTTTACTCTTTTTTAGattgctcaacacatgcaattagCAACTGTACTCAAACTCCAAATAAGCAAGTAGACCATATATCCATATCAGACTGATATCTAGAAGTCTGGCTAAACTGGTTGAGAGAGTAATTCACTCAGGAATTTGCAGCTTCCAGATTTGAGAATAGACATAGATAGTTTGAAAACAATCAAACCGTCTTTGAACGAATGGTGGTCATCTGATTGCAGAAGTAATCATGAATTTCCTTTTCAAGCCACCTCGGCTGTTTATTACAGAAGATAATGCTACCTCAAATACTCTTGAGAATTAAAGGATATTGCATGTCAAACACATGAATCGTGTCACTTAGAAGACCCTAACTATGTGGAGCCAAGGTTAGTCCTAAGGATGACAACATATTTTCCCAAGTAAATCTAAGGAATAACTAAGAACCGTGATTCAGTTTCTGTAGGACCTGTTATTGAAGCATATTAAATTAAAATAAGACTACTGCAGTACTGCAAGAGTCTCTGAAGTATTCAAAGTGAATGAACAGAAGGGAACAATAGCTTAGTCCCATAGCAGGGCAAAATGCATACCTGTTGTGGGTTAAGCTTACTAATAGATGCTGGGCAAATTCGCATTTGCTTCATGGAATCACATACGGTGAACACTACCTGCACGAGGAAAACACTAGATTTCATATAGAGACTAGTCACTCTAAAGTTCAAACATTTTGAAGAACAAGAAACATGAATAACTTCAACAGTTTGGACACAGTTAAACTGGCAATTTTTAGTCTTACCTTGTTGCAATCATCACCTAATGATTGTCCACTATCATGAGGCTCACTCTGATTTTCTTCTGCCTTACGAGAAAACAATGACACACATGGAAGCTGTTTCTGTGATGTTATTGGGCTTCTTGGTCCCTTTGCTCTTTTTTCTGGCAACGCATGTTCAGCACAGACATTTTCTTCGCTGCTCCTTTTTCTTCCACTACCATCTGAATCCATATAAGAATTGTGTTCACGATTGGGTAGCGCAAGGACATTGCACGAAGTATCTTGAAACTCAGTGGCCTCATTCAGCTCCTGCCTTGGAGGAGCAGGTGATTCATGAAGCCTGAACTTTAGCACATGGCCTAGAGCAGAAATTCTTTTACCATGTTTCATAAACTCGCTCCCCAAAGAGCCTGTCTCCTGGTCCGCCGCATTACTAGTGGAATGAGGAATAGGAGTGAAGACTTGCTGCCTTTTGGAGCGTAGCGAAGATATAGAGCCTTCTGAAATTGGCAGCGGCTGAACTAGTGTTCTCGGAGTATGTAGAACAGTTTCCGAATTCATGATTTGGTTAGCTCCATCTTTAGGAGACTCGGGTTCCTGGACCTCCTGCAGTAAATTGTTCAATGTGGGTGACAACTTGGTGTAATCATAACGTTCATCGTTTTCTGCACACAAACTCATGTCAGTTAACCCATCCCGGCCAGCACTCGATTTTACAGACTCAGATCCCTTCAGTTCCTTCAGTGGTGTTGTAGATTCTAAATCGGGTAACCTTAGACTTCCAGCTGAGTGTGCTGAACAGTCATCTGGAGGAATAAGATTGTTATAATGCATAGAGAATGTGTGGGAATCTAAGGTTTGATCATGGTAATTATCCTCTGACATTCCAGAATCTGATGGTCTCCCCGGTTGAATAAAGCTTGTTGAGACAACCCCAAAGAAGTTGCCATCTGTCAAGACAACGATCATGTAAGTAAGAAGATATAGCACTTCTACAAAGAATAATTGATTTGTCATTGCTGTAAAATACCACAAATCGTAGCGACATTTCGAGGGGGAAAGATATAGTGAAACTGCTAGCATGTATGCATTCACAGTGTGTGGTTTGAAGATCTTACTGAGCAGACGCTAACAATATCTGGCACTTACTATATTAAGCAATTCAAATATCCAAGACAAATATGTATTCAGCAGTCTATCAATCAATAGTCACTTTCTGCACACTGTTGGATACGCAAAATGATTTCGGAACCCAAATTGCTCAAATTCTAACAATAAAGCATAAAGGCAACCTTAAGTAGTCCCGATGACACACTCGGCATAAGACTCAACGAAAAGCTATGACATCATAATAAATGGATAGTCTCCATCTTGGACCAAATCCTAAACTAAAACAATGTCATTATCAACAACAAGAAAAGTACCCTTGCACCCCCCACCCACTACTCACAGGTATAGCATGTACAAAACAAAAACAATCAGCTTACTAAGCGCGTGAATAGAGCGCCATGAGGGTGTATCTCGTTTCGGACTGGTCAAGATCTTGAAGCTAACAAGCTCATGTCTTAACCCGATTTCTTGTGTCTGCAGGTTCGGGGAGGTGGCAACGATCGTTCCCGCACCATTGGCCATCCAGACCCCAGGAGAGGCCATCGAGATCTCTCACTCTAAGGTGCACCTCACCCCCAATTCTTACTAAGCTAAAAATGCCCCAGCTAAATCTTGGTTCCACCAATTaagtaagcaaaaaaaaaagCCCTGAAAGCAACTAAAATTAATGGTTATGTCTGGACAGGGAGATGAATTTGTGGATCCTAAATAATTTGAACTAAATCCCCAAACCTCGGGGAAAAATGTAACTCGTTCCAACAGTCCCAGAAACATAAACAAATGACACTGGGCAACCCTCCTTCCCTGTTCAAGACTTAAGGTCAGCCTTAACATAAACCATTGAATTGAGCACTTAAACAGTTAAACTGAGGTGAGGAACCACTCATAAACAAACATAAGCTAAAAAATGGCTTGACAAATGCAGCGATCTGAGCCTCAAATTAATGCTCAAATTAACTGTATAGAATGCAGCACTTCTGGGAGGCTCGAAATGTGGGCCGGCAATAAAATAAAAACGAATTAATTCGCCCAGGAATCCGGCGAGACAAACAAACGAAGGAGGGGGTTACCTCCGTCGAAGGAGGAGAGGGACCCGGCGGCGCTGGCGGGGGAGTCGGAGCCGAGATCGACATCCCCCAGGAACCCGAAGGGCGCGCGCACGAACTCCTCGTCTCCCTCCTCCGTCTCGTCGCCCTCCGGCGCCGGGGACGGGGAGGGGGAGGCGGGGCGCTCCTCCGGGGGCGTCTCGAAGTCCTCGTCGCGCTGGAACACGTGCACGGCGGTGGTGTCCGCGAAGCTCACGCGGCGGGAGCGCTTCCGCGCTATCGTCTCGTCCTCTGGCGCCGGCGACTGGAAgaggcggccgccgccgccgctggcgTCCATGGGAGCGCGTGGGGAGCTTGGGTGGCGAGGTgaggctagggttttggggattCGAAATGGTGTGGGGAAAGGAAGACGACGGACGGGAGATGCGGGTTTTGGAGAAGTGACAAGTCGTTGGGCTTTCACTTTCTCATTTGGAAAAACTATGGTGTGCACGTGTAACGTAGTTGGGTCAAATCAACTTGAGAGTTGAGACGAACACGCATTtgtatctatatatatatatatgaacttatatcgGGGTAAACTAACTGGTGCACCATGATGCCTGGGCACCATGAATCAGAAAAGGAAACATGCACAGCAAACTAGGAAGTGATTTGTCTCTGTTTCTGATAATTGGAAAGTGCATTCTCTCTCCTATTGATATTTGAAAAGTGATTTTCTCTCTTTTATACACCTATGATGCAATCTAGCACCCATGATGTAATTGTATGGTCATAATGTATGGTGTACTGTCCGGGCACCATGATGCCCCAGTTGAGCTTCCCTTATATCGGTCAACATGTTCGTGGCCAAGTTACAGATACAAAAATGTATAAGAGCCTACATGATAGGAAAACTTCAAATGGAGCCTCAGCTA
It includes:
- the LOC127313064 gene encoding uncharacterized protein translates to MDASGGGGRLFQSPAPEDETIARKRSRRVSFADTTAVHVFQRDEDFETPPEERPASPSPSPAPEGDETEEGDEEFVRAPFGFLGDVDLGSDSPASAAGSLSSFDGDGNFFGVVSTSFIQPGRPSDSGMSEDNYHDQTLDSHTFSMHYNNLIPPDDCSAHSAGSLRLPDLESTTPLKELKGSESVKSSAGRDGLTDMSLCAENDERYDYTKLSPTLNNLLQEVQEPESPKDGANQIMNSETVLHTPRTLVQPLPISEGSISSLRSKRQQVFTPIPHSTSNAADQETGSLGSEFMKHGKRISALGHVLKFRLHESPAPPRQELNEATEFQDTSCNVLALPNREHNSYMDSDGSGRKRSSEENVCAEHALPEKRAKGPRSPITSQKQLPCVSLFSRKAEENQSEPHDSGQSLGDDCNKVVFTVCDSMKQMRICPASISKLNPQQLDIFGDKLGKIHAARKYKRLAATVRIQDSRLAEARSLHDKLLHEKTKLQINSVKLDKLQNKAQLCHVGIQECSYLKSKISQLRRSTAGATQDKGGPLGAATSINAQEVHARIAEKKLVLSMVQKKAEKLKSSLEHFCDIKGDIGEVVRVAEEQLEMRNRRQIISQQASLWTLNDIVKRENKRDVILNYHNLLFQRIILNISDMSTIFVNNSLLGSKIEQAFPNLNASVAFNFVFKAEENQRLSDLRSLQKKSMETSLLLGNLVDVLDEIDDAKGELLNLTSANFSMDSQTGQLIFSLRFMSYKSAKRVAFTIDMTDLSRAVYPAEPSELPIKVCQAQTTLSQPSVDKLTASIRDLQPGRTMILRLCRMLSRLVNTLPG